The genomic DNA GTACAGACATCAGGGAAGTTCTTGATAGTCAAAATGCCATACGTGTTACTCCCAAACTCCTCCGCTCGCCTCACGCCCGCCTGCGTCGCGTCCTGTTTTGCGTCATGGCCGCCCGGAGCAGACTGTTGATGCGGGTCTGATAGCCGCGTCCTTGCGATTTGAGCCAGGCGATTACATCCGCGTCGAGCGGAACGGTCACCGGCTTTTTAATCGGACGATAGAACTTCCCTAGAACGG from Terriglobales bacterium includes the following:
- a CDS encoding BrnA antitoxin family protein; protein product: SESFRRERPLREKGGCMTKIKKKQLREIHALAAMSDAEIDTSDIPEVKDWSGAVLGKFYRPIKKPVTVPLDADVIAWLKSQGRGYQTRINSLLRAAMTQNRTRRRRA